The following coding sequences are from one Humulus lupulus chromosome X, drHumLupu1.1, whole genome shotgun sequence window:
- the LOC133806710 gene encoding uncharacterized protein LOC133806710, with protein sequence MNFIAAAKSYTKIECEHYMRDLDRLDRRIRPYLEKAKYETWARSYSPTKRYTMMTSNITESLNAALKGARNLPIDILIECLRSLVQKWVWNNSNNANGTFTKVSTTIEIELIHDIVSKMKYEWMVINYLAFQEDEMPCGHAVTVIAKRNLGVYDYCAKFYKTETLKALYEENVHPLPHKDEWNLPQHLDIVVLPPKATIPAGRPRKKRIRSRGEPKVIITCGKCDQLGHNRKTCKNPPIDKANKQKKQKS encoded by the exons ATGAATTTCATTGCAGCAGCAAAATCATACACAAAAATAGAATGTGAACACTACATGAGAGACCTTGATAGACTTGACAGACGCATTAGACCCTATTTAGAGAAAGCAAAGTATGAAACTTGGGCAAGATCATACTCACCAACAAAAAGATACACCATGATGACATCCAACATCACAGAATCACTCAACGCTGCACTAAAAGGTGCAAGAAATCTCCCTATTGATATCTTGATTGAATGTCTTAGGAGTTTGGTTCAAAAGTGGGTTTGGAATAACTCAAATAATGCAAACGGAACATTCACAAAAGTGTCTACAACAATAGAAATTGAGTTGATACATGACATTGTTTCAAAAATGAAGTATGAG TGGATGGTAATCAATTACCTTGC GTTTCAAGAAGATGAAATGCCTTGTGGGCATGCAGTCACTGTAATTGCAAAGAGAAACTTGGGAGTGTATGATTACTGTGCAAAGTTTTACAAAACAGAAACTTTGAAAGCATTGTATGAAGAAAATGTTCATCCTTTGCCCCATAAAGATGAATGGAATCTCCCACAACACTTAGACATAGTCGTGCTCCCTCCAAAGGCGACAATCCCTGCAGGAAGaccaagaaagaaaagaataagatcaAGAGGGGAACCAAAAGTAATAATCACCTGTGGAAAATGTGACCAACTAGGACATAACAGGAAGACTTGCAAGAATCCACCAATTGACAAGGCAAACAAGCAGAAAAAGCAAAAGTCATAG
- the LOC133803403 gene encoding probable BOI-related E3 ubiquitin-protein ligase 2 has product MAAHGNFCSGNMGWSSPVCAVQDWSVNPLPLGVEDDQGFCFGLQNVQQQQQQLLLPQFQPLLEPQNYSAGFFDSNSSHGVYASSSSSSSSLSSSDMFFQMAMDAQFELHKQELDFFLQSQNEKLRMFLHEQRKQQFSVLMSSFESKMMSLIRQKEEDMVRAKIKSVELQDQLKSAEIENQTWQRVARGTEATVIDLRNALAYFKGRNRALTSKNSNNNNNLVEDVESCCESRVEKIHPKMVCQSCKTQSSCVLFFPCRHLCSCKYCEAILEACPVCESAKEAAMEVFFG; this is encoded by the exons ATGGCTGCTCACGGTAACTTTTGTTCTGGTAATATGGGCTGGTCATCACCTGTTTGTGCTGTGCAAGATTGGTCAGTGAACCCTCTTCCTCTTGGGGTTGAAGATGATCAGGGCTTCTGTTTTGGCCTTCAAAACgttcaacaacaacaacaacaactactactacctcAGTTTCAACCTCTTCTAGAACCCCAAAACTACAGTGCAGGCTTTTTTGATAGTAATAGTAGCCATGGGGTATAtgcctcatcatcatcatcatcatcgtcattatCTTCTTCTGATATGTTTTTTCAAATGGCTATGGATGCCCAGTTCGAGTTGCACAAACAGGAGCTTGACTTCTTTCTTCAATCGCAA aatgaaaagttaAGGATGTTCTTGCATGAGCAAAGAAAGCAACAATTCTCAGTTCTGATGAGTAGTTTCGAGTCCAAGATGATGAGCTTGATTAGGCAAAAGGAAGAAGACATGGTTCGAGCTAAAATTAAATCAGTGGAGCTTCAAGATCAGTTGAAGAGTGCAGAGATTGAAAACCAAACATGGCAAAGAGTGGCAAGAGGAACTGAGGCTACTGTCATAGACCTCAGAAACGCACTAGCTTATTTCAAAGGGAGAAATAGAGCTCTGACTAGTAaaaacagcaacaacaacaacaacctggTCGAAGATGTTGAGTCATGTTGCGAGAGTAGAGTGGAAAAAATACACCCGAAGATGGTTTGTCAAAGCTGCAAAACTCAGAGCTCATGTGTTCTTTTCTTCCCTTGCAGACACCTTTGTTCTTGCAAGTATTGTGAAGCTATTCTTGAAGCTTGTCCGGTCTGTGAATCCGCCAAGGAGGCAGCCATGGAGGTCTTTTTCGGATAA
- the LOC133803404 gene encoding uncharacterized protein LOC133803404, producing MRRVNGVALISRAISAGFGATTISGTVASSSATQHRLLQAGTFSSCSRSGTLWCSGRSSDGIGQSNPSAGTVCFSNAASLAQDTHAKECQSSDKFHPKDVVLYQYEACPFCNKVKAFLDYYDLPYKIVEVNPMNKKEIKWSDYKKVPILKVDGVQMVDSSDIIDTLYKRINPESPTLDSEEEKKWRRWVDDHLVHVLSPNIYRTVSEALESFDYITTHGNFSFSERIVAKYGGAAAMYFVSKKLKKRHNITDERAALYEAVETWVDALKGRHFHGDSNPNLADISVFGVLRPIRHLQSGRDMVENTRIGEWYSRMESAVGKSSRIQA from the exons ATGAGAAGGGTTAACGGAGTTGCACTCATCAGCCGAGCCATTTCTGCCGGATTCGGCGCCACAACTATTTCCGGCACCGTCGCTAGCAGCAGCGCCACTCAACATCGACTTCTTCAAGCAGGAACCTTTAGCTCATGCTCGCGTTCGGGGACGTTGTGGTGCTCCGGGAGATCCTCCGATGGCATCGGTCAATCGAACCCCTCTGCTGGGACCGTGTGCTTCTCTAATGCTGCGTCATTGGCACAAGATACTCACGCCAAGGAGTGCCAGAGCTCCGATAAGTTTCACCCAAAAGACGTTGTGCTCTATCAATACGAAGCCTGCCCTTTCTGCAATAAGGTCaaag CTTTCTTGGATTATTACGATTTGCCATACAAAATTGTGGAGGTTAACCCCATGAACAAAAAGGAGATAAAGTGGTCTGATTACAAGAAAGTTCCTATTTTGAAAGTTGATGGTGTACAGATGGTCGATTCTTCAG ATATAATTGATACTCTGTATAAAAGGATCAATCCTGAGAGCCCCACTCTGGACAGCGAAGAAGAAAAGAAGTGGCGCAG GTGGGTGGATGACCATTTGGTGCATGTTTTATCACCAAACATATATCGAACTGTTTCTGAGGCACTTGAGTCATTTGACTACATCACAACTCATG GCAACTTTAGTTTTTCTGAAAGGATAGTAGCAAAGTATGGAGGAGCTGCGGCTATGTATTTTGTCTCTAAGAAACTGAAGAAGAGGCATAACATCACTGATGAGCGTGCAGCCTTATATGAAGCTGTAGAAACATGGGTGGATGCTCTAAAAGGACGACATTTTCATG GTGATTCAAATCCAAATTTAGCTGATATATCTGTTTTTGGCGTTCTGAGGCCTATCAGGCACCTTCAATCTGGAAGAGACATGGTAGAGAATACCCGGATTGGAGAATGGTACAGTCGCATGGAAAGTGCAGTGGGAAAGTCTTCTAGAATTCAGGCATAA
- the LOC133806712 gene encoding uncharacterized protein LOC133806712, with product MEDHRQANCNVIGELIKSKYMSIKRVHTPHDIINDMLDDFGVSMGYQKAWRAREKALELARGNQDDSYQKLPIYLHMLKVSNPGTITHLVTDNTDHFIYMYLAFANSIKGWKHCRLVIVIDGTYLKISFGGTLFTASTIDANNNIFPLAFGIGDSENDSSWLWFFTKLKETYGEREGMAIISDRHKSIENAIDDVYPKAFHGACIFHLLNNIKVNFGVHGDDLNLNFVKAAKAYRLPITTMMEGLQSLVQKWVWKNGNEANGTFTQVTTDTETVLRENFIRAIKFQVFPINTILYQVVVEQKGNFLVNLMEKTCECKRFQQDEIPCAHAIAVFAKTRLKTYDYVADYYKTTTMKATYDSTVHPLPNESEWTLPETLNKIVLPPKSRKPPGRPRRKRIRSRGEPKVQIKCGRCAQPGHNRKTCRNEPIRKQRNPTKSKKIDK from the exons ATGGAAGACCACAGGCAGGCTAATTGCAATGTCATTGGGGaactaataaaatcaaaatacatGTCCATAAAGAGAGTACACACACCACATGACATAATCAACGACATGCTAGATGATTTTGGTGTTTCAATGGGGTACCAAAAAGCCTGGAGAGCAAGAGAAAAAGCTTTAGAATTGGCAAGGGGAAACCAAGATGATTCATACCAAAAACTTCCCATCTACCTTCACATGCTAAAAGTCtcgaacccaggtacaattacacACCTGGTTACAGACAATACAGATCACTTCATATATATGTACCTAGCATTTGCAAATTCCATCAAAGGATGGAAACACTGTAGGCTAGTCATTGTCATAGATGGAACTTACTTGAAGATATCATTTGGGGGaactttattcactgcttcaacaaTAGATGCTAACAACAACATATTCCCATTAGCCTTTGGAATAGGAGACTCTGAAAATGATTCCTCATGGTTATGGTTTTTCACAAAGCTAAAGGAGACATATGGAGAAAGAGAAG GTATGGCAATCATTTcagacaggcataaaagcatagAAAATGCTATAGACGATGTATACCCAAAAGCTTTCCATGGAGCATGCATATTCCACCTGTTAAACAACATCAAAGTCAATTTTGGTGTCCATGGGGATGACCTAAACCTAAACTTTGTCAAAGCAGCAAAGGCATACAGG CTGCCAATCACTACAATGATGGAGGGCCTTCAAAGTTTAGTTCAAAAATGGGTATGGAAAAATGGTAACGAAGCAAACGGAACATTCACACAAGTAACAACAGATACTGAAACTGTGCTTAGAGAAAACTTTATTCGTGCCATTAAATTTCAG GTCTTCCCAATAAACACTATACTGTACCAAGTTGTGGTTGAACAGAAAGGAAATTTTTTGGTCAACCTAATGGAGAAAACATGTGAATGCAAAAGGTTCCAACAAGACGAAATACCGTGTGCACATGCAATAGCAGTATTCGCCAAAACACGGCTGAAAACATATGATTATGTTGCTGATTACTACAAAACTACAACTATGAAAGCAACATATGACTCAACTGTTCATCCATTGCCAAATGAAAGCGAATGGACACTGCCAGAGACTTTAAACAAAATTGTCCTACCACCAAAATCAAGAAAACCACCAGGCCGCCCTAGAAGGAAAAGAATCAGATCTAGAGGAGAACCAAAGGTGCAAATAAAATGTGGAAGATGCGCGCAGCCAGGACATAATAGAAAAACATGCAGGAATGAACCAATCCGAAAGCAGCGAAACCCAACAAAGTCAAAGAAAATAGACAAATAA
- the LOC133804306 gene encoding uncharacterized protein LOC133804306 — protein MSRCFPFPPPSYANKGEALDELIKLRKDKEEAKLKRKEHKLQKKLRKERTRNTETEKSVADGKVKKNEEEKYPQEKKRGIDLYDGNLSKAVVEKYPQQKKRKNDLNGGNLSKVVVEEKYPQQKKRKTELEGRYLSKAVVDESDQLESSDLTQEHEQPTCSGSVSFVSDSTQSHPKKRRLQESLSNDGDSERKIIRIRLRNTASEVHVLKSSGSGHIPSVLTKSEFGKHSLKPCQELPLATPEGRNETKRPGLIFKQSQELPLAPQENRESKKHETQNLHLKPARELPLSGTQESNESKSNEAQKFDVLEPDLELSLDARQESKKSRKASKTSLFIDGIQSSDQFYGKLLEPWVLPRLEEEHYDSDEDDWLNGSEQENKQESTIHKPANVLSCSRSSHLWPQANYLPEADIFGLPYTVPF, from the exons ATGTCTCGGTGTTTTCCCTTCCCTCCACCTTCATATGCGAACAAAGGAGAGGCCTTGGACGAGTTGATTAAG CTCCGAAAAGATAAGGAGGAAGCAAAGTTGAAGAGGAAAGAACATAAATTGCAGAAAAAGTTAAGGAAAGAACGTACCAGAAATACCGAGACGGAAAAAAGTGTCGCTGATGGAAAAGTGAAAAAGAATGAGGAGGAGAAGTATCCTCAAGAGAAGAAGAGGGGAATTGACTTATATGACGGGAACCTTTCTAAGGCAGTTGTAGAGAAGTATCCTCAacagaagaagagaaagaatgaCTTGAATGGCGGGAACCTTTCTAAGGTTGTTGTAGAGGAGAAGTATCCTCAACAGAAGAAGAGAAAGACCGAATTAGAGGGCAGGTACCTTTCTAAGGCAGTTGTAGACGAATCTGATCAATTGGAGTCGAGTGATTTAACTCAAGAACACGAGCAACCCACCTGTTCTGGAAGTGTTAGCTTTGTGTCTGATAGCACACAAAGCCACCCCAAGAAGAGGAGATTGCAGGAGTCCTTGTCTAACGACGGCGACAGTGAAA GAAAAATCATCCGTATTCGGCTACGCAATACTGCATCTGAAGTCCATGTTTTAAAGAGTTCAGGCAGTGGCCACATACCTAGTGTACTGACGAAATCAGAATTTGGGAAACATAGCCTTAAACCTTGCCAAGAATTGCCATTGGCTACACCAGAGGGGAGAAATGAAACGAAGAGGCCTGGCCTCATCTTTAAACAAAGCCAAGAGTTGCCATTGGCTCCACAAGAGAACAGGGAAAGCAAGAAGCATGAAACTCAGAATCTCCACCTTAAACCAGCTCGAGAGTTGCCATTGTCTGGCACACAAGAGAGCAATGAATCTAAGAGTAATGAAGCTCAGAAGTTCGACGTTCTTGAACCAGACCTAGAGTTGTCATTGGATGCCCGGCAAGAGAGCAAAAAATCCAGAAAGGCCTCGAAGACTAGTTTATTTATTGATGGTATTCAAAGCTCGGATCAGTTTTATGGAAAATTGTTAGAGCCTTGGGTTCTTCCAAGGCTTGAAGAGGAGCATTATGATTCTGACGAAGACGATTGGCTTAATGGGTCAGAGCAGGAAAACAAGCAAGAGTCTACAATACATAAACCCGCCAATGTTTTGTCATGTTCTAGGAGCTCCCATTTGTGGCCACAAGCCAACTACTTGCCGGAAGCTGACATTTTTGGATTGCCTTACACCGTGcctttttga